The following are encoded in a window of Arthrobacter woluwensis genomic DNA:
- a CDS encoding ABC transporter ATP-binding protein has protein sequence MTIEPESRKNRRAEERPAPTQDEENTVSVEQSAVDGAELQTRANTIIKVADHETPLRLEDVTIRYGGERNGAERVTVVEGFNMDLDAGEMHCVAGRSGSGKTSILTVSAGLTLPTSGRVFWEDAPLDAMNDDEVADRRRALIGYVDQGGALIEGMSALENVLLPAVPDGEVEQRTEMAKDLLELVGLGKRIKHRPAQLSGGERQRVAIARALILGTRVLVVDEPTASLDRAAANKIIGILKDTTKDGISVLVASHDHELIRVSDSMTELN, from the coding sequence ATGACCATTGAACCGGAATCCCGGAAGAACCGCCGCGCCGAAGAGCGCCCCGCCCCGACCCAGGACGAGGAGAACACCGTGAGCGTGGAGCAGTCCGCCGTGGACGGCGCCGAACTCCAGACCCGTGCGAACACCATCATCAAGGTGGCCGACCACGAGACCCCGTTGCGCCTCGAGGATGTCACCATCCGCTACGGCGGGGAACGCAACGGCGCCGAGCGCGTCACCGTGGTCGAAGGGTTCAACATGGACCTCGACGCCGGTGAGATGCACTGCGTCGCGGGCCGCTCCGGTTCCGGCAAGACGTCCATCCTGACCGTGAGCGCCGGCCTGACGCTGCCCACGAGCGGCCGTGTCTTCTGGGAGGACGCCCCGCTCGACGCCATGAACGACGACGAGGTGGCCGACCGCCGTCGCGCGCTCATCGGCTACGTGGACCAGGGCGGCGCCCTCATCGAGGGCATGAGCGCCCTGGAGAACGTGCTGCTGCCCGCCGTCCCGGACGGCGAGGTGGAACAGCGCACCGAGATGGCCAAGGACCTGCTGGAGCTGGTGGGCCTCGGCAAGCGCATCAAGCACCGCCCGGCCCAGCTGTCCGGCGGTGAGCGTCAGCGTGTGGCGATCGCCCGCGCGCTGATCCTCGGCACCCGCGTCCTGGTGGTCGACGAACCGACCGCCAGCCTGGACCGTGCCGCGGCCAACAAGATCATCGGCATCCTCAAGGACACCACCAAGGACGGCATCTCGGTCCTGGTCGCCTCGCACGACCACGAGCTCATCCGCGTGTCCGACTCGATGACCGAACTGAACTGA
- the ilvC gene encoding ketol-acid reductoisomerase, translating to MTELIYDDDADLTIVQGKKVAIVGYGSQGHAHAQNLRDSGVQVVIGLKEGSKSIAKAEDEGFEVKSVADAADWADLIMILAPDQHQRAIYNDSIKDKLTAGKTLAFAHGFNIRFGYIQVPEGVDVILVAPKAPGHTVRREYVAGRGIPDIIAVEQDATGTAWETAKSYAKAIGGTRAGVIKTTFTEETETDLFGEQAVLCGGVSQLVQYGFETLTEAGYQPQIAYFEVLHELKLIVDLMWEGGIAKQRWSVSDTAEFGDYVSGPRVIDPRVKENMAAVLADIQNGAFAKRFIDDQDNGAVEFKELRAKAEQHPIEAVGKDLRALFSWKQQDSDYVDGSAAR from the coding sequence ATGACCGAGCTGATCTACGATGACGATGCAGACCTGACGATCGTCCAGGGCAAGAAGGTCGCCATCGTCGGCTACGGCTCTCAGGGCCACGCCCACGCCCAGAACCTGCGCGACTCCGGCGTCCAGGTCGTCATCGGCCTGAAGGAGGGCTCCAAGTCCATCGCCAAGGCGGAGGACGAGGGCTTCGAGGTCAAGAGCGTGGCAGATGCCGCCGACTGGGCCGACCTCATCATGATCCTGGCGCCGGACCAGCACCAGCGCGCGATCTACAACGACTCCATCAAGGACAAGCTGACCGCGGGCAAGACCCTGGCCTTCGCCCACGGCTTCAACATCCGCTTCGGCTACATCCAGGTTCCCGAAGGCGTGGACGTCATCCTCGTCGCCCCGAAGGCTCCCGGTCACACGGTGCGCCGCGAATACGTCGCCGGCCGTGGCATCCCGGACATCATCGCCGTCGAGCAGGATGCCACCGGCACCGCCTGGGAGACCGCCAAGTCCTACGCCAAGGCCATCGGCGGCACCCGCGCCGGCGTCATCAAGACCACCTTCACCGAGGAGACCGAGACCGATCTCTTCGGCGAGCAGGCAGTCCTCTGCGGTGGCGTGTCCCAGCTGGTCCAGTACGGCTTCGAGACCCTGACCGAGGCCGGCTACCAGCCGCAGATCGCCTACTTCGAGGTGCTGCACGAGCTCAAGCTGATCGTCGACCTCATGTGGGAGGGCGGCATCGCCAAGCAGCGCTGGAGCGTCTCCGACACCGCCGAGTTCGGTGACTACGTCTCCGGCCCGCGCGTCATCGACCCGCGCGTCAAGGAGAACATGGCGGCCGTCCTGGCCGACATCCAGAACGGCGCCTTCGCCAAGCGCTTCATCGACGACCAGGACAACGGCGCCGTCGAGTTCAAGGAGCTGCGCGCCAAGGCGGAGCAGCACCCGATCGAGGCCGTGGGCAAGGACCTCCGTGCCCTGTTCTCCTGGAAGCAGCAGGACTCCGACTACGTCGACGGTTCCGCCGCTCGCTGA
- the ilvN gene encoding acetolactate synthase small subunit — protein MSRHTLSVLVEDKPGVLTRVSGLFARRAFNINSLAVGPTEVPGTSRITAVVEAEGDLIEQVTKQLNKLINVIKIVELTSDASVQRDHILVKVRADAATRLQVTQAADLFRASVVDVSTDSLIIEATGHPEKITALLSVLEPFGIREIVQSGTLAVGRGPRSMSDRALRSA, from the coding sequence ATGAGCCGTCACACTCTCTCCGTGCTGGTGGAGGACAAGCCCGGCGTGCTCACGCGCGTCTCCGGCCTCTTCGCCCGCCGGGCCTTCAACATCAATTCCCTCGCCGTCGGCCCCACGGAGGTGCCGGGCACGTCCCGCATCACCGCGGTGGTCGAGGCGGAAGGCGACCTCATCGAGCAGGTCACCAAGCAGCTCAACAAATTGATCAATGTGATCAAGATCGTAGAGCTCACGAGCGACGCTTCCGTGCAGCGCGACCATATCCTGGTCAAAGTACGGGCCGATGCCGCAACGCGTCTGCAGGTCACCCAAGCCGCAGACCTGTTCCGCGCTTCCGTGGTCGATGTGTCCACCGACTCATTGATCATCGAGGCCACCGGTCATCCGGAGAAGATCACAGCACTGCTGTCAGTCCTGGAGCCCTTCGGCATCCGCGAGATTGTGCAGTCCGGCACCTTGGCCGTTGGACGGGGACCCCGCTCCATGAGTGACCGCGCTCTGCGGTCCGCCTGA
- a CDS encoding FtsX-like permease family protein has product MNAVERFIRSRVLLLTATILIATMALSVLVQSSSQAALVKTVDQNSRGLYDILVQAPGQGEGKLMQPDIVTGQGGISFDQLDKIRQMDGTAVAAPISLVSRVTQNLEAPQLRAMDYLGYNSGLVGLQQTSTPGSTDGSKWPQAESVLPDKATKYRITASATSSDGVTERQLFSTVGEGTLGKAKVVQTTVAGGKSVQIQAPEGETGIKFPAPAGNSTHTLFNANIALPLAPEISESVVAVDPTAERALLGEAGAFLAPLEKAPPADGRNAGAIGRFFQEKLSSGMSQQDIQDGPDFLGVRLKYWAPTLMQYEASVRSKQITDDSQAIPLVVRQGTDLDVKYNVKIEELDDAGNVTKEIGTVSKNLGDGYLPFVSKSPFVLQWPGGTDHSDLLGSTSSFASGLYDPATWSTQFAAAPDYSAKSTEANGSEEKQAVPGDWVTVNSLPERALDGTAVDQGQRKPVQDRSYRKDVARGDAKATPLPIVYGTFDPSAVQKAAGDINRLPLGGYDPVPFSLAKDASGNDAGSKALKPSLSATGLVSQSAGAITDYYGLAAARGYTKDADVVDAIRVRAKAEGGWRQAGGDIAKLADQIRALGLKATIVSGSAREDANIFVPGYSKDASGAEQALGTVQQSWVRQDAAAAVSSSLSGTNIMLLFLALLGATLLTAASTVSYVRKRRADAGILRAMGWNQKQIRKWVLQEFGVGAAALAAAGLILSLLSWNLATAIVSLLVLVIYAVAAWLAVRQLRHHHVVDQEVVDDSSLITIDSPLTFANRQLKTHRFNTLALAVAVGVFGAAVGALVSVLVDIPRAAGASALGGLAAGSIVLPAIILAVAGAVVGLFLTIVTGRFELGAKREQIGVLNAMGWNPDMLRQVRFFEHALVGLYALPIGVLGAALLGIFLAPYAAVWAGIAGLLAVVVWVPVATRIIR; this is encoded by the coding sequence ATGAACGCCGTTGAACGGTTCATCAGGAGCCGCGTGCTGCTGCTGACCGCGACCATCCTGATCGCGACCATGGCGCTGTCCGTCCTGGTCCAGAGCAGCTCACAGGCGGCTCTGGTCAAGACCGTGGACCAGAACTCCCGTGGCCTTTACGACATCCTGGTGCAGGCGCCGGGACAGGGCGAGGGCAAGCTCATGCAGCCGGACATCGTGACCGGCCAGGGCGGGATCAGCTTCGATCAGCTGGACAAGATCCGCCAGATGGACGGCACCGCGGTGGCCGCGCCCATCTCGCTCGTGTCCCGCGTGACGCAGAACCTTGAAGCCCCGCAGCTGCGGGCCATGGACTACCTCGGGTACAACTCGGGCCTCGTGGGCCTGCAGCAGACCAGCACCCCCGGCTCCACCGACGGTTCGAAGTGGCCGCAGGCCGAATCCGTGCTCCCGGACAAGGCCACGAAGTACCGGATCACGGCCAGCGCCACCAGCTCGGACGGGGTGACCGAGCGGCAGCTGTTCAGCACCGTGGGCGAGGGGACGCTCGGCAAGGCCAAGGTCGTGCAGACCACCGTGGCCGGCGGCAAGTCCGTGCAGATCCAGGCACCGGAAGGTGAGACGGGCATCAAGTTCCCCGCTCCCGCCGGCAACTCCACCCACACCCTCTTCAATGCCAACATCGCGCTGCCCCTGGCTCCCGAGATCAGCGAGTCCGTGGTAGCCGTGGACCCGACCGCGGAGCGCGCCCTGCTCGGTGAGGCCGGCGCGTTCCTCGCGCCGCTCGAGAAGGCCCCGCCCGCGGACGGCCGCAACGCCGGCGCCATCGGCCGCTTCTTCCAGGAGAAGCTCTCCTCCGGCATGTCCCAGCAGGACATCCAGGACGGTCCCGACTTCCTCGGCGTGCGCCTGAAGTACTGGGCCCCCACGCTCATGCAGTACGAGGCCAGCGTGCGCAGCAAGCAGATCACGGACGACTCCCAGGCCATCCCGCTGGTGGTCCGTCAGGGCACCGATCTGGACGTCAAGTACAACGTCAAGATCGAAGAGCTCGACGACGCCGGCAACGTCACCAAGGAGATCGGCACCGTCTCCAAGAACCTCGGTGACGGCTACCTCCCGTTCGTCTCGAAGTCCCCGTTCGTGCTGCAGTGGCCGGGCGGCACGGACCACTCCGACCTTCTGGGCTCCACGTCCAGCTTCGCGTCCGGCCTCTACGACCCCGCCACCTGGAGCACCCAGTTCGCGGCCGCGCCGGACTACTCCGCCAAGAGCACCGAGGCCAATGGCTCCGAGGAGAAGCAGGCCGTCCCCGGTGACTGGGTCACGGTGAACAGCCTGCCGGAGCGTGCCCTCGACGGCACCGCGGTCGACCAGGGCCAGCGCAAGCCGGTCCAGGACCGTTCCTACCGCAAGGACGTCGCCCGCGGCGACGCCAAGGCGACCCCGCTGCCCATCGTCTACGGCACCTTCGACCCTTCCGCAGTCCAGAAGGCCGCGGGTGACATCAACCGCCTGCCGCTCGGCGGCTACGATCCCGTGCCGTTCAGCCTCGCGAAGGACGCCTCGGGCAACGACGCCGGCTCGAAGGCCCTCAAGCCGAGCCTGAGCGCCACGGGCCTGGTCAGCCAGTCCGCCGGCGCGATCACGGACTACTACGGCCTGGCCGCCGCCCGCGGCTACACCAAGGACGCCGACGTCGTGGACGCGATCCGTGTGCGCGCCAAGGCTGAAGGCGGCTGGCGTCAGGCCGGCGGCGACATCGCCAAGCTCGCCGACCAGATCCGTGCCCTGGGCCTGAAGGCCACCATCGTCTCCGGGTCCGCCCGCGAGGACGCGAACATCTTCGTCCCGGGCTACAGCAAGGACGCCTCGGGCGCCGAGCAGGCGCTCGGCACCGTCCAGCAGTCGTGGGTCCGCCAGGACGCCGCGGCCGCGGTGAGCAGCTCGCTCTCCGGGACCAACATCATGCTCCTCTTCCTCGCCCTGCTGGGCGCCACGCTGCTGACCGCGGCCTCGACCGTCAGCTATGTGCGCAAGCGCCGCGCCGACGCCGGGATCCTGCGGGCCATGGGCTGGAACCAGAAGCAGATCAGGAAGTGGGTCCTTCAGGAGTTCGGAGTGGGCGCCGCGGCACTGGCCGCCGCCGGCCTGATCCTCAGCCTCCTGAGCTGGAACCTGGCCACCGCGATCGTGTCGCTGCTCGTCCTCGTCATCTACGCCGTGGCGGCCTGGCTGGCCGTGCGCCAGTTGCGCCACCACCACGTGGTGGACCAGGAGGTGGTGGACGACTCGAGCCTCATCACGATCGATTCGCCGCTGACCTTCGCGAACCGCCAGCTGAAGACGCACCGCTTCAACACCCTGGCCCTGGCTGTGGCGGTCGGCGTCTTCGGCGCCGCGGTCGGCGCGCTCGTGTCCGTCCTGGTGGACATCCCGCGAGCAGCCGGCGCTTCCGCCCTGGGCGGTCTGGCGGCGGGGAGCATCGTCCTTCCGGCCATCATCCTGGCCGTGGCGGGCGCCGTCGTCGGCCTCTTCCTGACCATCGTGACGGGCCGCTTTGAACTGGGCGCCAAGCGCGAACAGATCGGTGTGCTCAATGCGATGGGCTGGAACCCTGACATGCTCCGTCAGGTCCGTTTCTTCGAACACGCCCTCGTGGGCCTGTACGCCCTCCCCATCGGCGTGCTGGGTGCCGCGCTCCTGGGTATTTTCCTCGCCCCCTACGCGGCTGTCTGGGCCGGCATTGCCGGTCTGCTCGCCGTCGTGGTGTGGGTTCCCGTAGCGACAAGGATCATTCGATGA
- the metG gene encoding methionine--tRNA ligase, whose product MTQQKPSYYLTTAITYPNGVPHIGHAYEYIATDAMARFKRLDGYDVMFLTGTDEHGMKIAQAAEKEGITPKELVDRNAEIYKATHAELGISYDRFIRTTDEDHYAASQEIWRRMEANGDIYLGKYEGWYSVRDEAFYGEDETELREDGKRYSKATDTELTWTEEESYFFRLSQYQEKLLALYEEQPEFGYPRGRFNEVISFVKGGLEDLSISRTTFDWGVPVPGDDKHVMYVWVDALTNYLTGVGFPDESGEKFQKFWPADVHVIGKDISRFHAIFWPAFLMSAGLPLPKRVMIHGFLHNNGVKMSKSLGNVVAPADFVAQYGLDQVRYFFLREVPFGADGSYNHDAIVGRMNADLANNFGNLAQRSLSMVAKNCDGAVPVPGDFTAADEAMLAQADALLGTVRAEFEEQQFSRALEAMWHVLGECNAYFAEQQPWILRKTDPARMNTVLYVTLEVLRQVAILSQPVMPGSAAKVLDLLGQESEESRLFSALGTRLVAGTALPAPAPVFPKYEEPEEA is encoded by the coding sequence GTGACGCAGCAGAAGCCGTCCTACTACCTGACCACGGCCATCACGTACCCGAATGGCGTCCCGCACATCGGGCATGCCTACGAGTACATCGCCACGGACGCGATGGCCCGCTTCAAGCGGCTGGACGGCTATGACGTCATGTTCCTCACCGGGACGGACGAGCACGGCATGAAGATCGCGCAGGCCGCCGAGAAGGAGGGCATCACGCCCAAGGAGCTCGTCGACCGCAACGCCGAGATCTACAAGGCCACGCACGCGGAGCTGGGCATCAGCTACGACCGCTTCATCCGGACCACCGACGAGGACCACTACGCGGCCAGCCAGGAGATCTGGCGCCGCATGGAGGCCAACGGCGACATCTACCTCGGCAAGTACGAGGGCTGGTACTCGGTGCGGGACGAGGCGTTCTACGGTGAGGACGAGACCGAGCTCCGCGAGGACGGCAAGCGCTACTCCAAGGCCACGGACACCGAGCTGACCTGGACCGAGGAGGAGAGCTACTTCTTCCGGCTGTCGCAGTACCAGGAGAAGCTCCTGGCGCTCTATGAGGAGCAGCCGGAGTTCGGCTACCCGCGCGGCCGGTTCAACGAGGTCATCAGCTTCGTCAAGGGCGGCCTGGAGGATCTTTCCATCAGCCGCACGACGTTCGACTGGGGCGTCCCGGTACCGGGCGATGACAAGCACGTCATGTACGTCTGGGTGGACGCGCTGACCAACTACCTGACCGGCGTCGGGTTCCCGGATGAGTCCGGCGAGAAGTTCCAGAAGTTCTGGCCTGCGGACGTCCACGTGATCGGCAAGGACATCTCCCGCTTCCACGCGATCTTCTGGCCGGCGTTCCTCATGAGCGCCGGACTGCCGCTGCCGAAGCGCGTGATGATCCACGGCTTCCTGCACAACAACGGCGTGAAGATGTCCAAGTCGCTGGGCAATGTCGTGGCGCCGGCGGACTTCGTCGCGCAGTACGGCCTGGACCAGGTGCGCTACTTCTTCCTGCGGGAGGTCCCGTTCGGCGCCGACGGCAGCTACAACCACGACGCGATCGTGGGCCGCATGAACGCCGATCTGGCCAACAACTTCGGCAACCTCGCGCAGCGGTCGCTGTCCATGGTGGCGAAGAACTGCGACGGCGCCGTGCCGGTCCCCGGTGACTTCACCGCCGCGGACGAGGCCATGCTCGCGCAGGCGGACGCGCTGCTCGGCACCGTGCGCGCCGAGTTCGAGGAACAGCAGTTCTCCCGGGCCCTGGAGGCCATGTGGCATGTGCTGGGGGAGTGCAACGCGTACTTCGCCGAGCAGCAGCCGTGGATTCTGCGCAAGACCGACCCGGCCCGCATGAACACCGTGCTCTACGTGACCCTGGAGGTCCTGCGTCAGGTCGCGATCCTGAGCCAGCCGGTCATGCCGGGTTCCGCCGCCAAGGTCCTGGACCTGCTCGGCCAGGAGTCCGAGGAGAGCCGCCTGTTCTCGGCACTGGGCACGCGTCTGGTGGCCGGCACGGCGCTGCCCGCCCCGGCCCCCGTCTTCCCCAAGTACGAGGAGCCCGAGGAGGCCTGA
- a CDS encoding acetolactate synthase large subunit: MSKGSPISPTLLAAKSAKNAEKSERAVTAADDAAALSPVLGPNNVVPPTEMTGSQALVRSLEELGVKDIFGLPGGAILPTYDPLMASSLNHILVRHEQGAGHAAQGYAMVTGEVGVCIATSGPGATNLVTAIMDAHMDSVPMVAITGQVSSGVIGTDAFQEADIVGITMPITKHSFLVTDPDEIPRVMAEAFHLASTGRPGPVLVDFAKDAQVAKTMFSWPPKIDLPGYRPVLRGHSKQLREAAKLIGAAKKPVFYVGGGVIKGHACEELKELAELSGAPVVTTLMAKGAFPDSHPQHVGMPGMHGSVSAVTALQQADLLITLGARFDDRVTGVLKTFAPNAKVIHADIDPAEISKNRTADVPIVGSVKEIIPELTEVLRAYFEANGKPDLGAWWAFLNNLKETYPLGWTEPEDGLIAPQRVLQRIGELTGPEGVFVAGVGQHQMWAAQFIKYERPHAWLNSGGAGTMGYSVPAAMGAKVGNPDRVVWAIDGDGCFQMTNQELATCAINNIPIKVAIINNSSLGMVRQWQTLFYEGRYSNTDLNTGHDTVRIPDFVKLADAYGCAALRCEREEDIDATIQKALEINDRPVVIDFVVSPNAMVWPMVPSGVSNDQIQVARNMTPEWEEED; this comes from the coding sequence ATGAGCAAAGGATCGCCCATCAGCCCCACGCTGTTGGCTGCAAAGTCCGCGAAGAACGCGGAAAAGTCCGAGCGCGCCGTCACCGCTGCCGATGACGCAGCGGCCCTCTCTCCTGTCCTCGGGCCGAACAACGTTGTACCCCCAACGGAGATGACCGGCTCACAAGCACTCGTCCGCTCGCTCGAAGAACTCGGCGTCAAGGACATTTTCGGTTTGCCCGGTGGTGCCATCCTGCCCACCTACGACCCGTTGATGGCTTCCAGTTTGAATCACATCCTGGTCCGTCACGAGCAGGGAGCCGGCCACGCCGCGCAGGGCTATGCCATGGTCACCGGAGAGGTGGGCGTGTGCATCGCCACCTCCGGCCCTGGCGCCACCAACCTGGTCACCGCCATCATGGACGCCCACATGGACTCCGTGCCGATGGTCGCCATCACCGGTCAGGTCAGCAGTGGCGTGATCGGAACGGACGCCTTCCAGGAGGCGGACATCGTCGGCATCACCATGCCGATCACCAAGCATTCGTTCCTGGTCACGGACCCGGACGAGATCCCCCGGGTCATGGCCGAGGCCTTCCACCTCGCCTCCACGGGCCGTCCCGGCCCCGTCCTGGTGGACTTCGCCAAGGACGCCCAGGTCGCCAAGACGATGTTCTCCTGGCCGCCGAAGATCGACCTGCCCGGATACCGTCCCGTGCTGCGCGGTCACAGCAAGCAGCTCCGCGAGGCCGCCAAGCTGATCGGCGCCGCCAAGAAGCCCGTGTTCTACGTGGGCGGCGGCGTGATCAAAGGCCATGCCTGTGAAGAGCTGAAGGAACTCGCCGAGCTGAGCGGCGCCCCCGTGGTCACCACCCTCATGGCCAAGGGCGCCTTCCCGGACTCCCACCCTCAGCACGTCGGCATGCCCGGCATGCACGGCTCGGTGTCGGCCGTCACCGCGCTGCAGCAGGCGGACCTGCTCATCACGCTGGGCGCCCGCTTCGACGACCGTGTGACCGGCGTGCTGAAGACCTTCGCTCCGAACGCCAAGGTCATCCACGCGGACATCGACCCTGCGGAGATCTCCAAGAACCGCACCGCGGATGTGCCGATCGTGGGCAGCGTCAAGGAGATCATCCCCGAGCTGACCGAGGTCCTCCGGGCCTACTTCGAGGCCAACGGCAAGCCGGACCTCGGCGCCTGGTGGGCGTTCCTGAACAACCTCAAGGAGACCTACCCGCTCGGCTGGACCGAACCGGAGGACGGCCTGATCGCCCCGCAGCGCGTGCTGCAGCGGATCGGCGAGCTGACCGGCCCCGAGGGCGTCTTCGTGGCCGGCGTCGGTCAGCACCAGATGTGGGCCGCGCAGTTCATCAAGTACGAGCGCCCGCACGCCTGGCTGAACTCGGGCGGCGCCGGCACCATGGGTTACTCCGTCCCGGCCGCCATGGGCGCCAAGGTCGGCAATCCGGACCGCGTGGTCTGGGCCATCGACGGCGACGGCTGCTTCCAGATGACCAATCAGGAACTCGCCACCTGCGCCATCAACAACATCCCGATCAAGGTCGCGATCATCAACAACTCCTCGCTGGGCATGGTCCGCCAGTGGCAGACCCTGTTCTATGAAGGCCGGTACTCGAACACCGACCTCAACACCGGCCACGACACCGTCCGGATCCCGGACTTCGTCAAGCTCGCCGACGCCTACGGCTGCGCCGCGCTGCGCTGTGAGCGGGAAGAGGACATCGACGCCACCATCCAGAAGGCCCTGGAGATCAACGACCGCCCCGTCGTGATCGACTTCGTGGTCAGCCCCAACGCCATGGTGTGGCCGATGGTGCCCTCCGGCGTGAGCAATGACCAGATCCAGGTCGCCCGGAACATGACCCCCGAGTGGGAAGAAGAGGACTGA
- the serA gene encoding phosphoglycerate dehydrogenase: MTDTKPVVLIAEELSPATVAALGPDFDIRQTDGADRSQLLPALADAHAILVRSATQVDAEAIAAAPNLKVIARAGVGLDNVDIKAATQAGVMVVNAPTSNIISAAELTVGHILSLARHIPQACGALKAGEWKRSKYSGTELFEKKIGIIGFGRIGALVAARLQAFGTEILAYDPYVTSARAAQLGVKLVTLDELLAQSDFITIHMPKTPETVGMLGADAFEKMKETAYVVNVARGGLVDETALHEALVAGKIAGAGIDVFSKEPSTDLPFFGLDNVVVTPHLGASTAEAQEKAGISVAKSVRLALAGELVPDAVNVAGGVIHSDVRPGIPLIEKLGRIFTALTHDSVTQIDVEVAGEIAALDVKVLELSALKGVFADVVSEQVSYVNAPVIAEQRGINVRLITTENAEDYRNVLTLRGALSDGSQITVSGTLTGPKQVEKLVGVNGFDIEIPITDHLIVVSYQDRPGVVGTIGHILGMNNINIGGMQVARSAEGGDVLALLTVDSSVPQQVLDAIKAGVGANAVREVDLES, translated from the coding sequence GTGACAGACACCAAGCCCGTAGTACTCATTGCCGAAGAACTATCGCCTGCCACCGTGGCGGCACTGGGACCGGATTTCGACATCCGGCAGACCGACGGCGCTGACCGTTCCCAGCTCCTGCCGGCTCTGGCCGACGCCCACGCCATCCTGGTCCGCTCCGCCACGCAGGTGGACGCCGAGGCCATCGCCGCCGCGCCGAACCTCAAGGTGATCGCCCGCGCCGGCGTCGGCCTGGACAACGTCGACATCAAGGCCGCCACCCAGGCCGGTGTCATGGTGGTCAACGCGCCCACCTCGAACATCATCTCCGCCGCCGAACTCACCGTCGGCCACATCCTCAGCCTGGCCCGCCACATCCCGCAGGCCTGCGGCGCCCTCAAGGCGGGGGAGTGGAAGCGCTCCAAGTACTCGGGCACCGAGCTGTTCGAGAAGAAGATCGGCATCATCGGCTTCGGCCGCATCGGCGCCCTCGTCGCCGCCCGTCTCCAGGCCTTCGGCACCGAGATCCTCGCCTACGACCCCTACGTCACCTCGGCCCGTGCCGCGCAGCTCGGCGTGAAGCTCGTGACCCTGGATGAGCTTCTGGCGCAGTCCGACTTCATCACCATCCACATGCCGAAGACCCCCGAGACCGTGGGCATGCTCGGCGCGGACGCCTTCGAGAAGATGAAGGAGACCGCCTACGTGGTCAACGTCGCCCGTGGCGGCCTGGTCGACGAGACCGCGCTGCACGAGGCGCTCGTGGCCGGCAAGATCGCCGGCGCCGGCATCGACGTGTTCTCCAAGGAGCCGTCCACCGACCTGCCGTTCTTCGGCCTGGACAACGTGGTCGTCACCCCGCACCTCGGCGCGTCCACCGCGGAGGCCCAGGAGAAGGCCGGCATCTCCGTCGCCAAATCCGTGCGCCTGGCCCTGGCCGGCGAACTCGTCCCCGACGCGGTCAACGTGGCCGGCGGCGTCATCCACTCCGACGTCCGTCCGGGCATCCCGCTCATCGAGAAGCTCGGCCGGATCTTCACCGCGCTCACGCACGACTCGGTGACCCAGATCGACGTCGAGGTGGCCGGTGAGATCGCCGCGCTGGACGTCAAGGTCCTCGAGCTGTCCGCGCTCAAGGGCGTGTTCGCCGACGTCGTCTCGGAGCAGGTCTCCTACGTCAACGCCCCGGTGATCGCCGAGCAGCGTGGCATCAACGTCCGGCTGATCACCACCGAGAACGCCGAGGACTACCGCAATGTGCTGACCCTCCGCGGCGCGCTGAGCGATGGATCCCAGATCACGGTGTCCGGCACGCTGACCGGCCCCAAGCAGGTCGAGAAGCTGGTGGGAGTCAACGGCTTCGACATCGAGATCCCGATCACCGATCACCTGATCGTGGTCAGCTACCAGGACCGTCCCGGCGTGGTCGGCACCATCGGCCACATCCTGGGCATGAACAACATCAACATCGGCGGCATGCAGGTGGCCCGCAGCGCCGAAGGCGGCGACGTCCTGGCCCTGCTGACGGTCGATTCCTCGGTGCCGCAGCAGGTTCTCGACGCCATCAAGGCGGGCGTGGGCGCGAACGCCGTGCGTGAGGTCGACCTCGAGTCGTAG